Proteins from one Halovivax limisalsi genomic window:
- a CDS encoding MaoC family dehydratase, translating to MREREPTAEQWYFEDIEIGESFDIPSKTMTDTHFVLFSGLTGDHHPIHMDEHYAAEETDFESRVAHGTMISMFTVTGASSLSEHLHESSIAFLEHTNRFVAPVFEGDTIYPTLTVADTEDKGEKGLVVLESEVFNQDDELVLEGELKLLVKAREGDE from the coding sequence ATGCGCGAGCGAGAACCGACTGCCGAGCAGTGGTACTTCGAAGATATCGAGATCGGCGAGAGTTTCGACATCCCGTCGAAGACGATGACGGATACGCACTTCGTCCTGTTTTCCGGACTGACGGGCGATCACCACCCGATCCACATGGACGAACACTACGCGGCGGAGGAGACCGACTTCGAGAGTCGGGTGGCCCACGGGACGATGATCTCGATGTTCACCGTGACCGGCGCCTCCTCGCTCTCGGAGCACTTACACGAGTCCTCGATCGCGTTCCTCGAGCACACGAACCGGTTCGTGGCGCCCGTCTTCGAGGGCGATACGATCTACCCGACGCTGACCGTCGCCGACACGGAGGACAAAGGCGAGAAGGGACTCGTCGTCCTCGAATCGGAGGTCTTCAATCAGGACGACGAACTGGTTCTGGAGGGGGAACTGAAACTGCTCGTCAAGGCCCGCGAGGGGGACGAGTAA
- the rdfA gene encoding rod-determining factor RdfA — MSEYGCKVCRVLDARGMADYESQLVAHWNGERGQRKGYRQLAEWLNVTMLRREIDRAGLSTLGNEAESKYERLQSDPTIAEEVRTALRTAGVPIDDVESDFVSYGVVRTHLVDCLGEEYTEESTDWEPEAIEIAREHATTKITEAVSSATSKGTLEAVGDVSVDVSVELECDETHVTVPIDRALRRGYVSKPRDDEETQGSNDTGDAGTDEERTDSDRSDGNRTDDIETSGEAGAPAGDLR; from the coding sequence ATGTCCGAATACGGCTGCAAGGTGTGTCGCGTCCTCGATGCCCGAGGGATGGCGGACTACGAGTCCCAGCTGGTGGCCCACTGGAACGGCGAACGAGGCCAGCGCAAGGGATACCGCCAGCTCGCAGAGTGGCTCAACGTGACGATGCTCCGGCGCGAGATCGACCGGGCCGGGCTGTCGACGCTCGGCAACGAGGCGGAATCGAAGTACGAACGGCTCCAGTCGGATCCGACGATCGCGGAGGAGGTTCGAACGGCCCTCCGGACCGCCGGCGTGCCGATCGACGACGTCGAGTCGGACTTCGTCTCCTACGGCGTCGTGCGGACCCACCTCGTCGACTGTCTGGGCGAAGAGTACACCGAAGAGTCGACCGACTGGGAGCCCGAGGCGATCGAGATCGCTCGCGAGCACGCGACGACGAAGATCACCGAAGCGGTCAGCTCGGCGACGTCGAAGGGCACGCTCGAGGCGGTCGGCGACGTGTCGGTCGACGTCTCCGTCGAACTCGAGTGCGACGAGACGCACGTGACGGTGCCGATCGATCGCGCCCTGCGACGCGGGTACGTGAGTAAACCGCGGGACGACGAGGAGACACAGGGGTCGAACGACACCGGCGACGCTGGGACGGACGAGGAACGGACGGATAGCGACCGATCGGACGGCAACCGAACGGACGACATCGAGACGTCCGGCGAAGCGGGCGCACCAGCAGGTGATCTCCGATGA
- a CDS encoding VOC family protein yields MAQVAGLDHVGIAVEDLDEAVETFEALLGEDAEVHRIDPGKEYDDDGNVVEEIRFAYLGAGNDVMLELMQPGTVGEGAIGSYLEANGEGIHHISFWVEPKSEFGQFFETLSDLGFATVGDEPWRSDPSAERDNVYTYLHPKSTHGTLIELISPYEVEDGVMQTRETAADAGLDWADE; encoded by the coding sequence ATGGCACAAGTCGCCGGACTCGACCACGTCGGTATCGCCGTCGAAGATCTCGACGAAGCCGTGGAGACCTTCGAAGCCCTCCTCGGCGAGGACGCGGAAGTGCACCGGATCGACCCCGGCAAGGAGTACGACGACGACGGAAACGTCGTCGAGGAAATCCGCTTTGCGTATCTGGGTGCCGGCAACGACGTCATGCTCGAGCTGATGCAGCCGGGGACCGTCGGCGAGGGTGCGATCGGGTCGTATCTGGAGGCGAACGGCGAGGGGATCCACCACATCAGTTTCTGGGTCGAACCGAAGAGCGAGTTCGGCCAGTTCTTCGAAACGCTCTCGGACCTCGGCTTCGCCACCGTCGGCGACGAACCGTGGCGCTCGGATCCGTCGGCCGAACGGGACAACGTCTACACCTACCTCCACCCGAAATCCACCCACGGAACGCTCATCGAGCTGATCTCGCCGTACGAGGTCGAGGACGGCGTCATGCAAACGCGCGAGACGGCGGCCGACGCTGGACTCGACTGGGCGGACGAGTGA
- a CDS encoding class I adenylate-forming enzyme family protein → MGSIPPQRAYLESHVDWRPDETAIRFADTDESLTFAEFGTLANQFANAMHDRGVRYGDRVGMVLFNTREFPIALYGCHKLGAMPVAVNTQLAADDIAYIFDDMNAEALVYDTEIRETVETAAADSVSEHHLIGAGFEPDDGESFEAVLSSGSDERPPEFRKAESDPSYMFYTSGTTGKPKGVVHSVKSGRERSNSAIIECGISSESISLALLPWYHGAGIDITIRATVSAGAEIIVLKHPDVERSLEVIEEYGVSHVMSVPSLSQRFVEHESIDDRDLSSVDNFMHTGEVLTEKHARTFHEVLSENIYNLYGSSESGISTVLKPDALPEQAGTVGLPAKGVEARIVEPESSGLPDPDNQVPRGEQGELIVRTDQLFSTYFENEAEARTVKRDGWYFTNDLAIINDDGYIEVTGRADDMIISGGELISPIEVEEAIERHDAVAGAIVVGHEDDQWGQRVTAYVSGDGSLETDDLDRFLKESDHLADFKRPKAYNIIDELPRTGANKKKRAEFRD, encoded by the coding sequence ATGGGTTCTATACCACCGCAGCGTGCGTACCTGGAGAGCCACGTCGACTGGCGACCCGACGAGACGGCGATTCGATTCGCGGATACCGACGAATCGCTGACGTTCGCGGAGTTCGGCACCCTGGCCAACCAGTTCGCCAACGCGATGCACGACCGGGGCGTCCGATACGGGGATCGGGTCGGGATGGTCCTGTTCAACACACGGGAGTTCCCGATCGCGCTCTACGGCTGTCACAAGCTGGGCGCGATGCCGGTCGCGGTGAACACGCAGCTGGCGGCCGACGACATTGCCTACATCTTCGACGATATGAACGCCGAGGCGCTCGTCTACGACACCGAAATCCGCGAGACGGTCGAGACGGCGGCGGCCGACTCGGTTTCGGAGCACCACCTGATCGGGGCCGGGTTCGAGCCGGACGACGGCGAGTCGTTCGAGGCGGTGCTCTCCTCGGGCAGCGACGAGCGGCCGCCGGAATTCCGAAAGGCCGAGTCGGACCCCTCCTACATGTTCTACACCTCGGGGACGACCGGCAAACCGAAGGGCGTGGTTCACTCCGTCAAGAGCGGCCGCGAGCGCTCGAACTCGGCCATCATCGAGTGCGGCATCTCCTCCGAGAGCATCTCGCTCGCGTTGCTTCCCTGGTACCACGGCGCGGGGATCGACATCACGATCCGCGCAACGGTGTCGGCCGGCGCGGAGATCATCGTGTTGAAACACCCGGACGTCGAGCGCTCGCTCGAAGTCATCGAGGAGTACGGCGTCAGCCACGTCATGAGCGTCCCGTCGCTCTCCCAGCGGTTCGTCGAGCACGAATCGATCGACGACCGCGACCTCTCCTCCGTGGACAACTTCATGCACACCGGGGAAGTCCTCACGGAGAAGCACGCTCGAACGTTCCACGAGGTCCTCTCGGAGAACATCTACAACCTCTACGGCTCCTCCGAGAGCGGCATCAGCACCGTGCTCAAACCGGACGCGCTGCCCGAACAGGCGGGGACCGTCGGATTGCCGGCGAAAGGCGTCGAGGCACGGATCGTCGAGCCCGAGAGTTCCGGACTGCCCGACCCAGACAACCAGGTGCCGCGGGGCGAGCAGGGCGAACTCATCGTCCGAACCGACCAGCTCTTCAGCACTTACTTCGAGAACGAAGCGGAGGCGCGGACGGTCAAGCGCGACGGCTGGTACTTCACCAACGACCTCGCGATCATCAACGACGACGGCTACATCGAGGTGACGGGCCGGGCCGACGACATGATCATCAGCGGCGGCGAGCTCATCTCGCCGATCGAAGTCGAAGAGGCGATCGAACGCCACGACGCGGTCGCGGGGGCGATCGTCGTCGGCCACGAGGACGACCAGTGGGGCCAGCGCGTCACCGCGTACGTCAGCGGCGACGGCTCGCTCGAGACGGACGACCTGGATCGCTTCCTCAAAGAGTCCGACCACCTGGCCGACTTCAAGCGCCCGAAGGCGTACAACATCATCGACGAACTGCCCCGAACCGGCGCGAACAAGAAGAAGCGCGCCGAGTTCAGGGATTGA
- a CDS encoding Zn-ribbon domain-containing OB-fold protein, translating into MSDPPDDAESDATDRWEPRPTPDVTPETTRYWEGAATDELRLGHCPDCGLTFFYPRARCPDCLSPAETTVADGTGTIYSYSVTERVDGWPDDQLPLIVAYVELTEGPRIVTNVVDCEPADVDIGRDATVAFVPTDEDGVSVPVFRLAEGA; encoded by the coding sequence ATGAGTGATCCACCCGACGACGCCGAATCGGACGCGACCGACCGCTGGGAACCGCGCCCGACCCCGGACGTCACGCCGGAGACGACGCGGTACTGGGAGGGCGCCGCGACCGACGAGCTTCGACTCGGTCACTGTCCCGACTGCGGGCTCACGTTCTTCTATCCGCGTGCCCGGTGTCCCGACTGCCTGTCGCCGGCGGAGACCACCGTCGCGGACGGGACGGGAACCATCTACTCGTACTCGGTGACCGAGCGCGTCGACGGCTGGCCGGACGATCAGCTGCCTCTGATCGTCGCCTACGTCGAACTGACCGAAGGGCCCCGTATCGTGACGAACGTCGTCGACTGCGAGCCCGCTGACGTCGACATCGGCCGCGACGCGACGGTCGCGTTCGTCCCGACGGACGAGGACGGCGTCTCGGTTCCGGTCTTCCGGCTGGCCGAAGGGGCCTGA
- a CDS encoding FAD-dependent oxidoreductase, with the protein MSVDEYAADAVVVGAGTAGLAFSITAADRGLDVVAIEKAQHVGGTLPYTGGVMSAAGTERQRERGIDDSPAEHFREVMAISNHTADADIVRLAVEEAPDTVDWLDDLGFPFDPETPSKQDAHESYSTAREYWGVDDGRSVLRTIRPLWDRHVTAGRIRPLLNTEVTDLVVADGAVEGVRASGPGGDVVVRAPSTVLTTGGYGANPTRFGDVDDQDRTIVSNAAETSTGDGIDLAKSVGAAFGGTEYRRPTMGGVEIEPGSNRVNWRDRWVHVENVHIHPPYEIYVDEQGERFLAEDEPKISTREAAVQDLPDGTFWVVFDETGLEAPDEPILAGKDTDFVRELAREGDVAWRADSIPALAETAGIDPEGLDAAVERYNEAVRTGDDPLGRTFLPSAIEEPPYYAIQTHDTTLVTFGGIEVDDDLHVLDEASDPIPGLYAAGEIIGAATTSGENFAGGMSFTPSLSFGRILGRTVPTE; encoded by the coding sequence ATGTCTGTGGACGAGTACGCAGCCGACGCGGTCGTCGTCGGTGCGGGGACGGCCGGGCTGGCGTTTTCGATCACGGCGGCCGATCGCGGCCTCGACGTGGTCGCGATCGAGAAGGCCCAGCACGTCGGCGGCACGCTCCCCTACACCGGCGGCGTGATGAGCGCCGCGGGAACCGAACGCCAGCGAGAACGGGGGATCGACGATTCGCCCGCCGAGCACTTCCGCGAGGTGATGGCGATCAGCAACCACACGGCCGACGCCGACATCGTTCGGCTGGCCGTCGAGGAAGCGCCGGACACGGTCGACTGGCTCGACGACCTCGGCTTTCCCTTCGACCCGGAGACGCCGTCGAAACAGGACGCCCACGAATCGTACTCGACCGCCCGGGAGTACTGGGGCGTGGACGACGGCCGCTCGGTCCTCCGGACGATTCGCCCGCTCTGGGACCGCCACGTCACCGCCGGGCGGATTCGCCCGCTGCTGAACACCGAGGTGACTGACCTCGTCGTCGCGGACGGCGCCGTCGAGGGCGTTCGCGCGTCGGGCCCCGGCGGCGACGTCGTCGTTCGGGCGCCCAGCACCGTGCTGACCACGGGCGGGTACGGCGCGAACCCGACCCGATTCGGCGACGTCGACGACCAGGATCGGACCATCGTGAGTAACGCGGCGGAGACGTCGACCGGCGACGGAATCGACCTGGCCAAATCGGTCGGAGCCGCCTTCGGCGGGACCGAGTACCGGCGTCCGACGATGGGCGGCGTCGAGATCGAACCCGGGTCGAACCGCGTGAACTGGCGGGATCGCTGGGTCCACGTCGAGAACGTCCACATCCACCCGCCCTACGAGATCTACGTGGACGAGCAGGGGGAGCGATTCCTCGCCGAAGACGAACCGAAGATCTCGACCCGGGAAGCGGCCGTCCAGGACCTCCCCGATGGCACCTTCTGGGTGGTCTTCGACGAGACCGGCCTCGAAGCGCCGGACGAACCGATTCTCGCCGGCAAAGACACCGATTTCGTTCGCGAACTCGCCCGCGAGGGGGACGTCGCCTGGCGTGCGGACTCGATTCCCGCCCTCGCGGAGACCGCCGGGATCGATCCGGAGGGACTGGACGCGGCGGTCGAACGATACAACGAGGCCGTCCGCACCGGCGACGACCCGCTCGGACGCACCTTCCTCCCGAGCGCGATCGAGGAGCCCCCGTACTACGCCATTCAGACCCACGACACCACGCTGGTCACCTTCGGCGGGATCGAGGTCGACGACGACTTGCACGTGCTGGACGAGGCGAGCGATCCCATCCCCGGACTCTACGCCGCGGGCGAGATTATCGGCGCGGCAACGACGAGCGGCGAGAACTTCGCTGGCGGCATGTCCTTCACCCCCTCGCTCAGCTTCGGTCGGATCCTCGGGCGCACGGTCCCGACCGAGTGA
- a CDS encoding archaea-specific SMC-related protein: protein MSEFHISVENVGGIDSTEMTFADGVTLISGRNASNKTSLLQALLFALGTDDVPIRTGADSATVELTIDGRTIRRTASRSGAGVSVSGTPLVEDDSTRFARFAGLLEENALRTAVQTNGDFETLLKEPMDIDELERERAAKLERKSELQAQLDDGADLESRLSTVESTLEDRRAEADELSETLDSLYDELPEGDDELESVREERTNLVSRRERLTAQIGDIEDAIDRLDEKLEELTDERSTLEDEAASTDLESLRAQRRELRDQVADVDERIDVLQSVLTTNREMLDFDVRSVVEYESGIDEDAVECWTCGQMAPISAFEETVEELTSLIEAEKAKRREFDPELDELSEAIEERERTSQRLSRLDERIESAKAKRESHRESIADKREEVSSIEAELESIDEDLERAKDERVDDHAEISERIEETRIDLEAKRREITRLEDERADLEDEIERRDRLESELETVTAEARELGDRIENLESDLRDRFKDAMDELIDALGFDDIDRMWLDGNFDLVIAREIDGAVREDSIENLAESERSMIGLVLGLAGYIAYDVDEIAPVLVLDSLGAFDAERTGKLVDYFGEYTDYLVAAVHPEQTDHESIDQRTATAPGQP from the coding sequence ATGAGCGAGTTCCACATCTCGGTCGAGAACGTCGGCGGGATCGACAGCACGGAGATGACGTTCGCGGACGGCGTCACGCTGATTTCGGGTCGAAACGCCTCGAACAAGACGTCGTTGTTACAGGCGCTACTGTTCGCGCTGGGGACCGACGACGTCCCGATCCGGACCGGCGCGGATTCGGCGACCGTCGAGCTGACGATCGACGGCCGGACTATCCGCCGGACGGCGTCCCGATCGGGGGCCGGCGTCTCCGTCTCGGGGACGCCGCTCGTCGAGGATGATTCGACGCGCTTCGCCCGCTTCGCGGGCCTCCTCGAGGAGAACGCGCTCCGCACGGCCGTGCAGACGAACGGGGACTTCGAAACCCTCCTGAAGGAGCCGATGGACATCGACGAGCTGGAACGAGAACGGGCCGCGAAACTCGAGCGAAAATCGGAGCTGCAGGCCCAGCTCGACGACGGCGCTGACCTCGAATCCAGGCTCTCGACCGTCGAGTCGACGCTCGAGGACCGACGGGCGGAGGCTGACGAGCTCTCGGAGACGCTCGACTCGCTGTACGACGAACTCCCGGAGGGTGACGACGAACTCGAATCGGTCCGCGAGGAGCGGACGAACCTCGTGTCCCGGCGGGAACGCCTGACCGCCCAGATCGGCGATATCGAGGACGCGATCGACCGTCTGGACGAGAAACTCGAGGAGCTGACGGACGAGCGGTCGACCCTCGAAGACGAGGCGGCGTCGACCGATCTCGAATCGCTACGCGCGCAGCGTCGCGAACTCCGGGATCAGGTCGCCGACGTCGACGAGCGCATCGACGTCCTGCAGTCGGTGCTGACGACCAATCGGGAGATGCTCGATTTCGACGTCCGATCGGTCGTCGAGTACGAGTCGGGGATCGACGAGGACGCCGTCGAGTGCTGGACCTGCGGACAGATGGCGCCGATCTCGGCGTTCGAGGAGACGGTCGAGGAGTTGACGTCGCTCATCGAGGCGGAGAAGGCGAAACGTCGAGAGTTCGACCCGGAACTGGACGAACTCTCGGAGGCGATCGAGGAACGCGAGCGGACGTCCCAACGGCTCTCACGACTCGACGAGCGCATCGAGTCCGCGAAAGCGAAACGCGAGTCTCACCGGGAGTCGATCGCCGACAAGCGCGAGGAGGTGTCCTCGATCGAGGCCGAACTCGAGTCGATCGACGAAGACCTCGAGCGGGCGAAGGACGAGCGGGTGGACGACCACGCCGAGATCAGCGAACGGATCGAGGAGACCCGGATCGACCTCGAGGCCAAACGCCGGGAGATTACCCGCCTCGAAGACGAGCGCGCGGACCTGGAGGACGAGATCGAGCGGCGCGACCGGCTCGAATCGGAACTCGAGACGGTGACGGCCGAGGCGCGCGAACTCGGAGACCGCATCGAGAACTTAGAGAGCGACCTCCGCGACCGGTTCAAAGACGCCATGGACGAGCTGATCGACGCCCTCGGGTTCGACGATATCGACCGCATGTGGCTCGACGGCAACTTCGATCTCGTCATCGCCAGGGAGATCGACGGCGCCGTCCGGGAGGATTCCATCGAGAACCTCGCCGAGAGCGAGCGCAGCATGATCGGGCTCGTCCTCGGCCTCGCGGGCTACATCGCCTACGACGTCGACGAGATCGCGCCGGTGCTGGTGCTCGACTCGCTCGGGGCGTTCGACGCCGAGCGGACCGGCAAGCTGGTCGACTACTTCGGCGAGTACACCGACTACCTCGTCGCCGCCGTCCACCCTGAGCAGACGGACCACGAGAGCATCGATCAGCGGACTGCGACCGCACCCGGGCAGCCGTAG
- a CDS encoding LLM class flavin-dependent oxidoreductase, producing MTLPSTVGIAEQGTETHTTDQQVEIARWAADAGFDFLLVPETWGRDAFTRAGYIAARTDIAIGTGLVPVHSRSPALLAQSIATVAELADGALLGLGLSSDNVVEQWHGVAFEPALRRQRETIEIVRQALSGEPLEYDGTVFDVEHFRMRFEPDPDIPICVGAQGPKNCELTGGFADQWWPNRIPLSSLDSLREHVDTGASKQGRDPADVDTVPFVTTCVLDDGDRARACAAAEIAHYIGAMGEYTKNALEKCGYGEVARTVDERWQRGERDGAIDAVSADVLDEITISGTPEQARETLDRYGSECDGAVLLPSKDASLAEVEETIDHVGDWL from the coding sequence GTGACACTACCGAGCACGGTCGGGATCGCCGAGCAAGGGACGGAAACGCACACCACGGACCAGCAGGTCGAGATCGCCCGGTGGGCGGCTGACGCCGGGTTCGATTTCCTCCTCGTGCCGGAGACGTGGGGTCGGGACGCCTTCACCCGAGCTGGGTACATCGCCGCCAGGACCGACATCGCGATCGGGACCGGGCTCGTCCCGGTCCACTCGCGATCGCCGGCGCTGCTCGCCCAGTCGATCGCCACCGTCGCGGAACTCGCGGACGGAGCCCTGCTGGGGCTCGGACTGTCGTCGGACAACGTCGTCGAGCAATGGCACGGCGTCGCGTTCGAACCCGCCCTCCGTCGACAGCGCGAGACGATCGAAATCGTGCGACAGGCGCTGTCGGGGGAGCCCCTCGAGTACGACGGGACCGTCTTCGACGTCGAACACTTCCGCATGCGGTTCGAGCCGGACCCGGATATCCCGATCTGCGTCGGCGCCCAGGGGCCGAAGAACTGCGAGCTGACGGGCGGCTTCGCCGATCAGTGGTGGCCCAATCGGATCCCGCTCTCCTCACTCGATTCGCTCCGCGAGCACGTCGATACCGGCGCGTCGAAGCAGGGTCGGGATCCCGCCGACGTCGACACGGTCCCGTTCGTGACCACGTGCGTGCTCGACGACGGCGACCGGGCGCGAGCGTGTGCGGCCGCCGAGATCGCCCACTACATCGGGGCGATGGGGGAGTACACGAAAAACGCGCTGGAGAAGTGCGGGTACGGCGAGGTCGCGCGGACGGTCGACGAGCGCTGGCAGCGGGGCGAGCGAGACGGGGCGATCGACGCGGTGTCGGCCGACGTCCTCGACGAGATTACGATCAGCGGGACGCCCGAGCAGGCGCGCGAAACCCTCGACCGATACGGGTCAGAGTGTGATGGCGCCGTCCTCTTGCCGTCGAAGGACGCCTCGCTCGCCGAGGTCGAGGAAACGATCGATCACGTCGGCGACTGGCTGTGA
- a CDS encoding thiolase domain-containing protein, with protein sequence MSTATIAGVYEHPTREAPDKSTMELHADVAAGALSDAGLSPEDVDGYCTAGVPEYTFALQPHVMADYLGLDVGWTNSTDVGGSSYLSHVGHAATAIRTGDCDVCLITMAGRPRSREQAAGTGVRSLRTMQHSFERIYGLTPVTAYAMAARRHMHEYGTTKEQLAAIRVAAASHAQHNEHAMYRDPVTVEDVTSSPTVADPLSLLDCCVISDGGGAVVLAAESAIEDHDLDVPPVQVLGHGETVSHHEGGRIDLTETGASRSGPAAFDEAGLGPDDVDYAGIYDSFTITVLETLEDLGFCEKGAGGEFVEGGTLQAPDGDLPFNTAGGSLCSNHPGNRGSMPKLVEAVRQLRGDAAPPVQVDADVALVHGTGGVIGTRHSAVTVLLGTPDGGVR encoded by the coding sequence ATGTCGACAGCCACGATCGCGGGCGTCTACGAACACCCGACGCGGGAAGCGCCCGACAAGTCGACCATGGAGCTCCACGCGGACGTCGCGGCCGGGGCGCTGTCGGACGCGGGCCTCTCGCCGGAGGACGTCGACGGCTACTGTACGGCCGGCGTGCCGGAGTACACGTTCGCCCTCCAGCCCCACGTCATGGCGGATTATCTCGGGCTCGACGTCGGCTGGACCAACTCGACCGACGTCGGCGGGTCTTCGTACCTCTCGCACGTCGGGCACGCGGCGACCGCCATCCGGACCGGGGACTGCGACGTCTGCCTGATCACGATGGCCGGACGGCCCCGCTCGCGAGAACAGGCCGCCGGGACCGGCGTCCGATCGTTGCGAACGATGCAACACAGTTTCGAGCGGATCTACGGCCTGACCCCGGTCACGGCCTACGCGATGGCCGCCCGCCGCCACATGCACGAGTACGGCACGACGAAGGAGCAGCTCGCGGCGATCCGCGTCGCCGCCGCGAGTCACGCCCAGCACAACGAGCACGCGATGTATCGCGACCCGGTCACGGTCGAGGACGTCACCTCCTCCCCCACCGTCGCGGATCCCCTCTCCCTGCTCGATTGTTGCGTCATCTCCGACGGCGGCGGTGCCGTCGTCCTGGCCGCAGAATCGGCGATCGAGGATCACGACCTCGACGTCCCGCCGGTGCAGGTGCTCGGCCACGGCGAGACGGTCAGTCACCACGAGGGCGGCCGGATCGACCTGACCGAGACGGGTGCTTCGCGGTCTGGACCGGCGGCATTTGACGAGGCCGGGCTCGGCCCGGACGACGTCGACTACGCGGGCATCTACGACTCGTTCACGATCACCGTCCTCGAGACCCTCGAGGACCTCGGCTTCTGCGAGAAGGGAGCCGGAGGCGAGTTCGTCGAGGGCGGAACGCTGCAGGCGCCCGACGGCGACCTCCCGTTCAACACGGCCGGCGGCAGCCTCTGTTCGAACCATCCGGGCAACCGCGGCAGCATGCCGAAACTCGTCGAGGCCGTGCGACAGCTCCGGGGCGACGCCGCGCCGCCGGTCCAGGTCGACGCGGACGTGGCGCTGGTCCACGGCACGGGCGGCGTCATCGGCACCCGCCACAGCGCGGTCACCGTCCTCCTCGGTACGCCAGATGGAGGGGTCCGCTAA
- a CDS encoding FAS1-like dehydratase domain-containing protein gives MTYFEEYDVGMTYRTNGRTITESAIESFVELCGLYEPMFTDIEHVREHTPYDERFAPGELVTDFALGNVIRSGFIEEAMTMLELHTTFEKPVFAGDTISVEITVRDTTERSDPESGIVTFEYDIRNQDDETVATTTETVMIRRRPAE, from the coding sequence GTGACGTATTTCGAAGAATACGACGTCGGGATGACGTATCGAACGAACGGCCGGACGATAACCGAGTCGGCGATCGAATCGTTCGTCGAACTCTGCGGCCTGTACGAGCCGATGTTCACCGACATCGAGCACGTCAGGGAGCACACCCCCTACGACGAACGCTTCGCGCCCGGCGAGTTGGTAACCGACTTCGCGCTCGGAAACGTAATTCGGTCCGGATTCATCGAAGAGGCGATGACGATGCTCGAGTTGCACACCACGTTCGAGAAACCTGTCTTCGCCGGAGACACGATATCCGTCGAGATCACCGTCCGCGACACGACGGAACGGAGCGATCCCGAGAGCGGGATCGTCACGTTCGAGTACGACATTCGGAACCAGGACGACGAAACGGTCGCCACGACGACGGAGACGGTGATGATTCGCCGCCGGCCGGCGGAGTGA
- a CDS encoding acetoacetate decarboxylase family protein: MSVTSQHEELTTNDGVTAQSALVIRFRGDPERLQSTFLPPALEPVGDGDTGWAIVSRTILPTMYRPREDPRLPTKLTEAAVAIPARYESEQYTFSPLTFFDRHSPGFRRGIVRGIGSIEKTKWHVACPTRSSIEPGQALAGTATHRGQSVLSATLDIERETSADEAFPDGFFDFAHYRHLPDPLAGEESDGLVADVTSMHCPAFSVGSVWEGPTTLEFGQWNDGVLADLVEEVLGGYHATFGFTYEGERTLAPASGTWGDHLE; this comes from the coding sequence ATGAGCGTCACATCCCAGCACGAGGAACTTACGACCAACGACGGGGTCACGGCCCAGAGCGCGCTGGTGATCCGCTTTCGCGGCGATCCGGAGCGACTGCAGTCGACGTTTCTCCCGCCCGCGCTGGAGCCGGTCGGCGACGGTGATACGGGGTGGGCGATCGTCTCCCGGACGATTCTGCCGACGATGTATCGGCCCCGCGAGGACCCCCGCCTGCCGACGAAACTCACCGAGGCCGCGGTCGCGATCCCCGCCCGATACGAGTCCGAGCAGTACACGTTCTCGCCGCTGACGTTCTTCGATCGGCACTCGCCCGGATTCAGACGCGGGATCGTCCGGGGCATCGGATCGATCGAGAAGACGAAGTGGCACGTCGCCTGCCCGACGCGATCGTCGATCGAGCCGGGCCAAGCGCTGGCCGGCACCGCCACGCACCGCGGCCAGTCGGTCCTCTCCGCGACGCTCGACATCGAGCGGGAGACGTCGGCCGACGAGGCGTTTCCGGACGGCTTCTTCGACTTCGCGCACTACCGCCACCTGCCCGACCCGCTCGCCGGCGAGGAGAGCGACGGGCTCGTCGCCGACGTCACGTCGATGCACTGTCCCGCGTTCTCTGTCGGCTCGGTCTGGGAGGGCCCCACGACGCTCGAGTTCGGGCAGTGGAACGACGGGGTGTTGGCCGACCTCGTCGAGGAGGTCCTCGGCGGCTACCACGCGACGTTCGGCTTCACGTACGAGGGCGAACGGACGCTCGCGCCGGCCAGCGGCACGTGGGGTGACCACCTTGAGTGA